DNA sequence from the Actinacidiphila yeochonensis CN732 genome:
CCGGTGCCGTCGGGTCCGGCCGGACCGTCCGGCTCCGGCGGTACGGGGCGGGCGCCCGCGGCGGGCCGGGGGAGCGACAGGGGGAACGGCCCGCCGAGCCGCGGGAGCCAGTACAGGTCCGCCAGCCGCAGCCCCTCGGCCGGCAGCGCGGCCTCCAGCGCGGCGAGCGCGACGTAGGGGGCCACCACGCGCGCGGCCAGGCCCAGATGCGCCACCGACGCGGCCACCCGCGGTTCCACGGCCGCCACCGGCTGCCCGCCGCCCGCCGCGAGCGCCTGCCGGACGGTGGCGACCCGCTCCGCGAGCGCGACGGCGCCGTCCCCGGCCAGCTCCGCCATCGACCGCCACGGCGGCCCGGGCGGTTCCTCCGGCGGGTGGACCTCGGCCGCGAAGAACGGCCCGAGCCCGGCGAGCACCGCCCCCGCTTCCGGGTACGGCGACGGCGGGCGGCCCCGGTCCGAACCGGGGCCGCCCGCCGTCGCCGTACCGGGTTCCGAGCTCACGCTCCGACCGGGTCCGCCGCCGGGACCGGCCCGGCGGAGCGCGCCGCCGGCGCCAGCACCCGCTCGGCCAGCGGCCCGAAGACCAGCGCGATCGCGCCCCACATCAGCAGCTGCGCGCCCACCGAGTACAGCCGGAAGGTGAACAGCACGTCGGCCGGGAAGCCCGGGTAGACGATCCGGCCCGCGGGGTCGGTCAGCGGCTGCGGCGTCTCCGTGGCGTGGTCGCCGAACTCCTCGCGGTTGACGGCGAGGTGGCCCAGCGACGGCAGCACCGCCATGATCACGCCGATGGCGACCACGAAGAAGGCCCCCGCCAGCAGCGTGGCGTTCCAGGTGCCGAAGCGGGCCTGGAGGCGCCGGCCGAGCCACGCCGTCAGCCCGAGCAGGGCGACGGAGCACACCACCATGACCAGGTACAGGCCGGTGCGGGCCTTGATGGTGTCCTCGTGGCCGATCGCCGGCGGGTTCGCCGGGTACTTCAGGAACGGCACCAGGTAGAACCCGAGGAAGCCCGCGCCGGCCACCAGCAGGGCCAGCGTGCGCGGCCGTACCCGGCCGACCCGGCCCAGGCACACCGCGTAGACCACGGCGAACAGGGCGCCCATGGCCATGCCGAAGAACACCAGCCCGACGCCGACTCCGACGTCGGCCTGCACGGTGCGGCTGAACAGGTCCGGCCCGGGCGCCTCGGGCGTCAGGCCCGCGGCGCGGTCGAGGGCGGCCTGCGCCGCGTCCCGGGCGTTCTCGTAGTCGATCGCCTTGGCGATCTGGGGCTCGGCGAAGATCCGCGCGAAGACGAACGCGAGCAGCCCGCCGACCGCGCCGGCGATGACGCCGCGCAGGATGAGTCGTTTCTCCATGTCGTGTTGTCCGTCGATCCGAAGCGGTGACGGAACGTCAGTGGCAGGGGAAACCGAGGAAGTGCCGCGCGTCGTGCACGAACTCGTGGATGTGCATGTCCCTGCCGAACACGGAGACGGCGCCCTGGTCGACGCCGATGAAGTAGTAGAAGGCCAGGGCCAGTACGGCGGTGCCGACCAGCCACAGCACGGCCTTGGAGACCGGCATGACGACGGGGGTGGCGGAGTCCGCGGACTGCGCGGCGGACGGAGCGGAGACAGAGCTCACGGTGGGCCTCCTTGAGGGATACAGCGTCCCTGGAACGATGGGGCGATGTGACAGGCGAGTGTCTGACTCGTCCTTCCGCGGCTGACCGCGGGACGGACTCACAGTGGCGCGACCGCGCCGGAGTTGCACCGGCTTCCTCACACCATCACAGCCAAGGAGCCTACGGGGTCGCGAACTCGCACGTCAACGCGCGGGACGGGGGCCGCAGGAGCCAGCGGGGGCGCGCGCCACGCCGCGACAGCGCCCCTTGCGCGCCCCTTGGGCCTGTTCGGGACGTCTTTTCAGCCGTCTTCCGGCCGAGACGACGGTGTGCCGGGGTTCCAGGACGACCCCGGCCGGGGTGCCGTCCCGGCCCGGTATCCGACGCCCGACGCCCACGCGCCGCCCCCAGGGCCGCCACGGACCTGTGCTTCCGGCGTGGCGGCGGGCGTCAGGGCGGTACGGGCTCCGGAGCGTCCGGCGCCCACCCCGGCGGTGTCCCTCCCGCGCGCCGGGCGGCGGGAACTGGCCGAACCGTCGCGCTCCGGCGCGTTGGCGGCGCCCACCGGAGGCGCGAACCGGCGGAACAGGGCATGATGGGAGGGATGCCCCTGGGGAGGTGTGTGCCCATGGACTACCCCGAACTCTACGAGCTGGTCTTCCAGGCGCCCGCGGTCGAGGACGACGTCGTCGTGGTGCACAGGACCGAGGCCTCCGGAGCCGGCGGCTACCCCGTCTACGAGGACGACACCGGCATCGTCCGCGCCGAGATCACGCCCGAGGGCGAGGTGCGGATGATGGCCAGCGGCGGCCACCAGGAGCCGGTGCCGCCGCTCGCGGTCCGCCGCCGCTGAACCCGCCGGTCCAGCCGGTCCGTGCCGGTCCGTGCCGATCCCTGAAGGTCCTTGAAGGTCCCTTTCCCCTCCACCTGACGCGGACGCGCCCCCCTCACCGGGGGCGCGTCCGCGTCTCGGGCAGCCCGCCGAGGACGGCCGGCTGCCCGCGACCGCCTCCGCGACCGCCTCCGTGGCCGCCGCCGCGACGTCCCGGCGGCGCGGGCCGGCGCAGCCGTTCAGGCCAGCGCGTGCCCCCGCAGGAGCAGCAGCACCACCGACGCGGCGGCCATCGCGATGGTCGCCAGGAACGGCACCCGGCCGCGGGCTCGGACGGCGCCCGGCACCACAGTGGCCACGGCCGCCGCGCCGGTCACGGCGAGCGCGGCCCAGCCGGCGGCGCCGGGCGGGCCGGGCGGGCCGAGGACGAGGACCGCGGCGGCGCCCAGCAGCGGCACCGGGGCCAGCAGGAGGCAGCGCCGGCGGCCCAGCCGCTGGGGCAGGCCGCGCACCCCGGCGGCGAGATCGGCCTCGATGTCCGGCAGCACGTTGGTGACGTGGGCGCCCGCGCCGAGCAGCGCCCCGGCGGCGAGCGCCCAGACCGGCGGGGCCGGACGGCCGGGCAGGCCGAGCGCCACGAACGCGGGGAGCAGCCCGAATCCGACGGCGTAGGGCAGCCAGGACCAGACCGTGCGCTTCAGGCCCGCGTTGTACGCCCACGCGGCCGCCACCCCGGCCAGGTGCGCGGCCCCCGCCGCCGGGCCGAAGGCCAGCGAGGCGGCCACGCAGACGACGAGCGCCGCGCCCGTGGCGAGCCGCGCGGTCCGCGGCCCGGGCACACCGGCCACCAGCGGCTTGTCCGTACGCCCGGCGGCAGCGTCCCGCGGCAGGTCCAGGAGGTCGTTGCTCCAGCCGACGGACGCCTGCCCGGCCGCCACCGCGACCGCCACCGCCGCGCACCCGGCGGCGGTCTGCCCCGACGCGGCGGCGAGCGCGGCCACCAGGACGGTCACCGCTGCCGTCGGCTCCGGGTGGCAGGCCCGGACCAGCCCGCGGACCGCCGCCCCGGCCGTCGGACGGCAGCCCCGCACCAGCCGACCGGCCGCGCCGTCCGTCCGTGCATCCACACCGGCCGACCCCCCGGCCGGCACCCCGCTGTCCGGGTTCGCGCTGTCCCGGTCCGGACCGCCCGGCACGGCAGCGCCCGGCGCGCCGGGGCCGGGAGCCCTCGCCGCACCGGACGCCGGCGCCGACCCGTCAGCCGACCCGTCAGCCGGCGGCGGCGCGCTGGTCCGCCCGACGCCGGTCCGCCCGACGTTCGCCGGCTCGATGCCCGTCAGCTCGACGGCCGGAATGCCGG
Encoded proteins:
- a CDS encoding DUF6296 family protein, whose protein sequence is MDYPELYELVFQAPAVEDDVVVVHRTEASGAGGYPVYEDDTGIVRAEITPEGEVRMMASGGHQEPVPPLAVRRR
- a CDS encoding CbtB domain-containing protein, which gives rise to MSSVSAPSAAQSADSATPVVMPVSKAVLWLVGTAVLALAFYYFIGVDQGAVSVFGRDMHIHEFVHDARHFLGFPCH
- a CDS encoding CbtA family protein; the protein is MEKRLILRGVIAGAVGGLLAFVFARIFAEPQIAKAIDYENARDAAQAALDRAAGLTPEAPGPDLFSRTVQADVGVGVGLVFFGMAMGALFAVVYAVCLGRVGRVRPRTLALLVAGAGFLGFYLVPFLKYPANPPAIGHEDTIKARTGLYLVMVVCSVALLGLTAWLGRRLQARFGTWNATLLAGAFFVVAIGVIMAVLPSLGHLAVNREEFGDHATETPQPLTDPAGRIVYPGFPADVLFTFRLYSVGAQLLMWGAIALVFGPLAERVLAPAARSAGPVPAADPVGA
- a CDS encoding (2Fe-2S)-binding protein; the protein is MSSEPGTATAGGPGSDRGRPPSPYPEAGAVLAGLGPFFAAEVHPPEEPPGPPWRSMAELAGDGAVALAERVATVRQALAAGGGQPVAAVEPRVAASVAHLGLAARVVAPYVALAALEAALPAEGLRLADLYWLPRLGGPFPLSLPRPAAGARPVPPEPDGPAGPDGTGPAGGDDRLAGLASALTARLLDGPVRELVGAAAALGASPHVLWGNTASAVHSAARLAAEGAGRPDAARRARRLGGLLLAAPALAAVSGRDGAGGFRRRSCCLIYRAAPGRSGSLCGDCALDRVPSRPV
- a CDS encoding UbiA family prenyltransferase — translated: MSSDQGGTAGIPAVELTGIEPANVGRTGVGRTSAPPPADGSADGSAPASGAARAPGPGAPGAAVPGGPDRDSANPDSGVPAGGSAGVDARTDGAAGRLVRGCRPTAGAAVRGLVRACHPEPTAAVTVLVAALAAASGQTAAGCAAVAVAVAAGQASVGWSNDLLDLPRDAAAGRTDKPLVAGVPGPRTARLATGAALVVCVAASLAFGPAAGAAHLAGVAAAWAYNAGLKRTVWSWLPYAVGFGLLPAFVALGLPGRPAPPVWALAAGALLGAGAHVTNVLPDIEADLAAGVRGLPQRLGRRRCLLLAPVPLLGAAAVLVLGPPGPPGAAGWAALAVTGAAAVATVVPGAVRARGRVPFLATIAMAAASVVLLLLRGHALA